Part of the Apus apus isolate bApuApu2 chromosome 28, bApuApu2.pri.cur, whole genome shotgun sequence genome, ACTATAAGCCCCCAAAAGGCcgttctatttttttttaattaagctaGTTTCAGACTGCAGATAGCTCTAAGTGGGATGAAGCAGAGCAGTAGTTTCAAGATGATGTATCCTACAGATATCAAGTGAAGAACTCTGACTTTATGTCATCCCCCATTTTTGGTTGTTCCGAGGCAGCCACCCCCCAGCCCGGGGTTTCCAAATGCCACGGGGTGGGGGAGGAAACGCAGCCGGTCCCACCGGCTGTTCACCGAGCCCTAACGCTTCCATTGAATCGTattgattggaaaagaccttgaaaatCATCAAAACCAGCCAGGTTTCCTCAGCTCCCGCGGCAGACCAAACTCGCATGAGGAAAACCTGAGCCAGGAGCTGTCACCTACAGCCGCCTGCGCCGCACACGTGGAAACCCGGACCGGGGGGGCCGCTGCCCCCGGCGTTTGCCCCCAGACCCAGAATTTGCTCTCAATCCCCGccgcccccaccccccccgctGTGAGGTTCGGCTCCTCTCTGCATTGCTGGGTACGAGCAGCACACGCCGGTTTTGGGTCACCGAAGCAGCCTCAAAAGAATTAAAAGTGAAACCAGCTAATTAGGGCTCCCCAGCGCGGCGCGAGCCCCGCCGCTACGCTCCGGGGCGCCGGTTCCTGCTCCGAGCGCTCggcccctctccccctcccacagcCGCTCCCCGCAGGATGGGAACACGGCTGGACTTCCCAGAGGATCCTCCACACGCTTCATGGAGAAGCCTGTTCACTCCTACAGGCGGTTGGATTTGTTACTTACCGGgaattttctgcagttttctgccGTTCAAAGCCCCCCAGCAACGCTCAATACCCCCGTGTCGGGCAGCCCCGCCAGCCCGTCCCAGGAAGGTCCCCGGAATGGCCGCCCCGCCCCAGCCCCATTCATTTCGCACGCCCCGGAGATGCGCGCCCTGATCGCGACAAACCGGGGCAGAACGGGCGGGCTGGAGCCCCCGAAGCACCGGGACAGGCCCCGCCGGGGCGAACAGCCGAGCGAGCTGAGCTACCCCGGCCCAGCCAAGGTCACCACGCGGCCAGGCGCCGGCGGGAGCCCGCGCCGCGCTCCACCTCCCCTCACCctgcctcccgccgccgcggaGACGCGTCCGCCCGTGGCCCGGGCCTGGCCAGGCCGCGCCGCGCGCCCCGGCCGCTCCCCATTCCCGGGCCTCACATGGCGAACGGCGGCGGCTCCGGCTGGCGCTGCTGGAGACGGGGCCCGGctgcgggaggggcgggggcggctctgggcggcggcggcgctgggcAGGGCCGTGGctccggcggcggcggcggcagctcGGGGCGGCCTCGTCCCACAATGCCCCGCGCGCGGCAGCGGCGGCGCCCAGCGCTGGTGACGCAGCAAAATACCCgccgcgcgccgccgccgctgcgcgtgcgcggccccgcccccacCCCGCGCGCGCCcgctccctcctcccttctaGCAGCTTCTCGCCGCGCAGGCGCGTtgcggcggggccgcccgtTGCCATGGCGACGGGGCCAGGGCCCCCCGGGCGGCCGCACCACGCGGGGGACGCTCCTCACGCCCCGGCGGGCCCGGACCGGGGCTCGTCCTCGCCCCGGCTCCATCCCcgcagctgctcccagctgggcCCCGCCCCCGCTGGCAGAAGACAGTGCGGGGGAACGGAGCACGGAACGGGGCACAGCGCGGCCCGCCCCGGAGCGGCCCCTGAATTCCACCCCTGGGGGCTGGAAGCCGCTCTGGAATCCCACCGCAGCTCCGGACTCTCCGGtttcttaattaaaactgtCCAACGCCACTGCATGAGACTCAAGCTCTGCCCGGCCCTGCACAGGGGCTGCCGGCGGCATTACCCATTGTTCCCCCTCAGGCTCTGCTGCCACTTCGGAGACGCTGACAGGGCTCGGGGCCAAGGCCCCTGggacaggaaggaaaggagggaacGGACAGGTGCTGTTCCGCcgggacaggacaggacagggtATCGGGGCTGGGATCTTCCCGGGAGGAAGGCTCCACCCTGGGGTCTCGGCTGCCAGAAAGGGGAGGGTGGCAGAGCTCACACGCAGCAGCGTTTCACCAACAATAAGCCACAACTTTTATTAATTGATAGAAATAGTACAAATCTTAAATTTAGTTGGATTTTACTCTTCTCTCAAACACCAAAAAGAGCTCCTCCCTCTGGCTACATCGTCAACTcctgtggagagaggagaggtGTGAGGAGCCCGGcagcccagccccctgcccgcccccatcgccccctgcccgcccccaTCGCTCACCATTATGGCGTTTACGATGTCGTTGCTGTTGTTCTTCAGGGCACGCACGGCCTTGGCTCGCGACACGTTCGCCTGGGACATCACCAGCTCGATGTCTTTGACCTCGACGCCAGTTTCGTCAACCTGAAAGAGACAGAGCCTGGGATTCACCCCTGAGCCCCACATGGTTTGCTCCATgcccagcagaagaaaaatggattGTCTGGATTGGGGCAGCCTCAGAACAGCCAGACAAGCAGGGAAGCAAGTCCAGGCACCgtccagccctggggacagtcCCCTGCCAGGGTCCAGGACCAGATCCCTCAGGGGAAGGGCCCCATGCTCTCCCTTTACCATCACAGCAAAGACGTGGATGAGGGACAGAAAACCATGGACCCGCAGGGAagtgcacagccctgcagggctgggccagcTGTACCTCCTCTTCCTCGCTCTCCTCCTGCACGGTGGGGGTCTGTGTGTTTTCCTGGATGTTTGACACCGCCTCTCCTTGCACTTTGAACTTCTCggcagctgccagctgggcCTGCTGGGACAGGTCTTCGatctggaggagggaagaggcgTGAGTGAGGGCCCTGGGCAGAGTGGGATGTTGGCAGgtctggcagctctgccccacaccCCACCAGGAAGccagcccatggcagggggcaCATGGGGGGCACAGAGAAGCCGCAGCCAAGCGGCTGCCAGACATGCTCCCCACCCACCTTCGCCTCCCCAAAGACGATGTAGGTGTCTGATGCAGGGCTCTTGTACACGTCTGGCTTTGTGATGACAAAGAGGATGTTCTTGGATTTCCGGATGGTGACTCTGGTCACTCCTGTCACCTGGCGAAGGCCCAGTTTGGACATTGCCTGAAAAACAGGAGCAGAAGATGAGGGAGAGTCACCGAGTCTGTGTAAAGCTGCATCcactcagctgctccccagagaCCGGGCTCCACAACCCTGCTCATGCACATGGAAATGTGCCTTTTGCTGCTCcaagagctgctcctgggctttAGCCTGAcatggagctgggagggaaCTCCCTGTTGCCAGGGCGGCCAAGATCCACAGCAGGACCCCAAGTCCCTCCAGAGGGATTTTGCTGATGAAGGGGCATAAAGGCGCTCACACCTCCCTCAGCTCCCACTGCCGCCCTGAGCGGGGCTCACAGGGTGACGCCCCCAGGGCTGCCACCATCCCACCTCACCTTCCGCGCTTTCTTTTCGCTCCggctctgttttgctttgctgacAGGTTCTTCATctatttcagctgctgctgcaagctgCAAAGAGAGGAAGCAAGAGGGAGCCGTGAGAATCCTGAGGCACCAGCAGACAGCACCAGCAGGGATCCTGCTCTGCCCTACCTGTGCCTGCTGTGTCGCGGCCTGTGTGGAGTCCTGCTCTTCAAGCTCTGGTACGGATTCATCGCTGTCAGACTCTGTTCCGGACCCTACAGAAACACACAGGTCAGTGTCCCAGCTCAGGGAGCCCATGGGACATGGCAGGTGACAGACCCACGCTGCGTTGGTGCTGTCTCGGCTGCGGGGACCGATGTGGCTCCAGTCCAGCAGCTTCTAACTCTGCCACCCCTGTCACCACCAGCATCGAGTGGCACAGGAGCCTCTTCCGAGCACTCGGGAGCAGCCCAGCgctccccctgctgcccctgaaCATGACACAAAACCCAGACTCAGTTCACCGAGGCCTCCTGGGGAGGTAATGATTAGCGATTGCTGTGAAACCCCCCCGAGGGAACGGTGTCCTCAGACACTCTGGCCTCTACCagggcctggggctgctggagctgggggggctgccagCTCCTAGAGTGCCATGACCAGCTCGTGAACCACAGCACAGCCGTGTCCCACCACTGGAGTGAAGGAAGCAGAGCCAGGTGTCTCCAGACCAGGAGCCCAGAGAGTGACCCAACGCCCTCCCATGCAGCAACTACCTGGATTCAGTCCCATTTCTGGCCCTGGAAGGGGCCTCTTGCCCTCGGCCACACACGGAGCCCTTGGCAAAGCTCCGCGGGCTGCCACTAGGCCGTGGGGACATGGCTGTGTtgtccccagcactggcagcgGACGGGGACACCTCCCGCCGTGcaaagccagcccagcccagctgccacccCGCGCCACAAGCCACACTGTGCTCCGTGCCCAAGAACACGCGTTAGTGACACCGGGGTGCTGGCACCGGGCCATGCCGAGCCCCGACCTGCCCCATCTGTGCCCACGGGGCATCTCCCCGGCTGCTTGGGCAGGATGGGCTCTGGCACAGCTCAGGCCTGGGCCCACTGCGGCGCCACCCGGCACAGCCTGACCCGCCGGGCGGCGTGCAGGCAGCCAGGGCCCCTCCGTGGGTTAGTATCTGGTGGGCAGCCAGTGACACTCCATGCACACGGCAAACCGAGGCAGCAAATACCCTTGTCATTCCTCAGGACACGCGGCTTAGCCGGAGCAGGGGCCTCGGAGGGGGCCACGGCTGCTCGGGGAGAGAGGTCCACCAGGATGGGCTGCGCCGGCGGCTCGGCAGTGGGCAGCTCAGGGGGGATCAGAGGTGGCAGCTCGTCGTCCTCCACGGCAGCGTTGGCAGGCACTGGGGCCTTTGAGGGGGGCTTGGAAGGGGGGCGGGGGGCCAGCTTGGCAGCCTTGCTGGGTGGTGGCTGCTTCTTGGAAGggggagcactgggagcagcagaggcagggggtgggggggcaccCCCTGGGGCTTCTGGCTttgggggagcaggggcagctcgATCAGCCGGTGGCTTTGGGGGGCCACTGGGAacccctggggctgggacaggAGCCTGTGCActgggtgctggagctgcaggggggcttctgggagctgctttggctgctgggggagcagctgcagctgcaggagccgcgggagctggtggagctgcaggagggctcTTGGGAGGTGGCCTCGTCGCAGCGggggcagccagagccagcGGAGCCACCGATGCAGCAGCGACCGGGTTGCCCTTCGCTGGCTTTTTGGCTGCAGGGGGGACGGCTGCaccgggggggggcggggcttgGGGGGGCAGCACCGCGGCTCTTGGGAGCGGCTTCGGCGGCTGGgggggcagccagagctggtgCAGCAGGAGTGGGAGCAGACGGGGCAGTGACCGGAGTCGTGGGAGCCAGtttggctgcaggagcagctggagctggtggagctgccACCGCTGGTGTGACAGGGGCTGAGGAGCCAGAGCCAGGGCTCACAGGAGGTGGTTTGGCCACAGGAGAGGTGGCTGAAGCCACTGGAGCTGTCACGGCTGGTACGACaggggcagctggggcagcGACTGGGCTCACAGGAGCTGCTTTAGctgtggcaggagcagctggagctgccacgGCTGGTGTGACAGGGGCTGAGGGGGCAGTGACAGGGCCCACGGGAGGTGGTTTGGCCACAGGAGGGGTAGCCGGAGCCACCAGAGCTGCCACGGCTGGTGCAGCACGGGCAGAGGGGCTCACAGGAGGTGAtttggctgctggagcagctggagctgctgatgtGACAGGAGAAGATGGGGCAATAATGGGGCCCGTGGGAGGGGATTTGGCCACAGGAGGAGCAACCGGAGCTGCCACCATGGGTGtgacaggcagggagctggcaggggccAAGGGGGCAGCAGGTGCCAGAGCTGCCAGCGGGGAGCTGGGACTCACTGGGGCTGCTCTGGCTACTGCTGGTGCcacactgggagctgctgctgtgggtggcACCTGGGCAGCTCCCAGAGAGGGTTTGGATGGGGCAGGAGTGACAGAAGCTGCCACAGTGCCAGGCACTGCCTGAGGGTCTGGGCTCCCGGGAGGGGTCCTGGCCACAGAGGGAGGGACTGGGCCACCTACAGCCACAGGGGCCACCGGGGCAGGGCCCATGGGACAGGTCTTGGCAACAGTagcagctggaaggagctgggagatgggagcagcagaggccaGGTCCtgtggaacagcagcaggactCCCAGGAGACATCCCAGTTGGCACTGGAGGGGCCAGGAGGGACAGGGCTTGGGGAGAGGCAGAAGCCAGTGGGGCggaggcagggctgccaggagaCACCGGCACTGGTGATGCCAGGAcagggcagagaggggctgTGATGGGAAGAGGGGGAGAGCCTGGGCTTGGGGGACAACCTGCAGTCTTGGAAGGGGCAGCGGTAGCGGGCGGGAGAGCAGGGGCTGCCgctgggagaaggaaagaggtgggtggaagagcagctgtggctgccccagggctgcagggagcagcaggggctgccccaggggcaggcagtggggctggaggagctgtcaCCAGAGAGGGGAGAGGTGTAGGGGGAGAACCAAGGCTCAAGGTGGGGGAAAGGGGGGCCACTGGCCCTGTGGCCAGGAGCCCTGGAGACATGGGGCCAACAGGGCCAGGCCCTGGAGATCCTGGGGCTGCCAAACCAACTGGGGACTGTGGCGCTGGAGGAGGCAAAGTGGCAACTGGtacctgcagagctggggcagggagctgggggtggacAGAGAACACAGGGATGGCCGCAGCTGGGACCACAGGGGGGGACAgggggcccgggggggcaggaagggccgaggcagtgctggggggctctgctgggagagcCTGGCCAGCTGGGCCTGGAGATGGAGccagaggtggggaaggagcagcaggaagaacagctaaaggaaagaaacagagtgAAGGGATCAGAGAGGGAGCATAGAGGGTGGGGGGCACCAGCCACCTCAGCCCTCCCAGTTCCCGGTGTAGACCGGGACCTTCATCTGCCTCTAGAAACTGGCTCCAGTTTTACAGTGGGGCAGGCGGCTGCTCCGGGATCAGcagtgtgtgtgtccccccagcTCAGAGTAGCCGCAGCCAAACCCTGGCGGGGCCAGCACTGGAAtgccaggaagcagcagccacGGGGCCTGGGCAGGCGTCGCTGCCTGGAAGGACAAGTCCA contains:
- the NACA gene encoding nascent polypeptide-associated complex subunit alpha isoform X2, producing the protein MPGEATETVPATEQELPQPQAETGSGTESDSDESVPELEEQDSTQAATQQAQLAAAAEIDEEPVSKAKQSRSEKKARKAMSKLGLRQVTGVTRVTIRKSKNILFVITKPDVYKSPASDTYIVFGEAKIEDLSQQAQLAAAEKFKVQGEAVSNIQENTQTPTVQEESEEEEVDETGVEVKDIELVMSQANVSRAKAVRALKNNSNDIVNAIMELTM
- the NACA gene encoding nascent polypeptide-associated complex subunit alpha isoform X1, giving the protein MPGEATETVPATEQELPQPQAETASAALGAVPAPAPAPAVLPAAPSPPLAPSPGPAGQALPAEPPSTASALPAPPGPLSPPVVPAAAIPVFSVHPQLPAPALQVPVATLPPPAPQSPVGLAAPGSPGPGPVGPMSPGLLATGPVAPLSPTLSLGSPPTPLPSLVTAPPAPLPAPGAAPAAPCSPGAATAALPPTSFLLPAAAPALPPATAAPSKTAGCPPSPGSPPLPITAPLCPVLASPVPVSPGSPASAPLASASPQALSLLAPPVPTGMSPGSPAAVPQDLASAAPISQLLPAATVAKTCPMGPAPVAPVAVGGPVPPSVARTPPGSPDPQAVPGTVAASVTPAPSKPSLGAAQVPPTAAAPSVAPAVARAAPVSPSSPLAALAPAAPLAPASSLPVTPMVAAPVAPPVAKSPPTGPIIAPSSPVTSAAPAAPAAKSPPVSPSARAAPAVAALVAPATPPVAKPPPVGPVTAPSAPVTPAVAAPAAPATAKAAPVSPVAAPAAPVVPAVTAPVASATSPVAKPPPVSPGSGSSAPVTPAVAAPPAPAAPAAKLAPTTPVTAPSAPTPAAPALAAPPAAEAAPKSRGAAPPSPAPPRCSRPPCSQKASEGQPGRCCIGGSAGSGCPRCDEATSQEPSCSSTSSRGSCSCSCSPSSQSSSQKPPCSSSTQCTGSCPSPRGSQWPPKATG